The following are encoded in a window of Halosolutus halophilus genomic DNA:
- a CDS encoding aldehyde dehydrogenase family protein: MAADLGAGTVWMTTYNDLLDSAPHGGYEGNGMGCELGDEAIADYSEVKTVKTNLGDVPNVG; this comes from the coding sequence ATGGCCGCCGACCTCGGGGCCGGGACCGTCTGGATGACCACGTACAACGACCTGCTCGATTCCGCACCGCACGGCGGTTACGAAGGGAACGGGATGGGGTGCGAACTCGGCGACGAGGCCATCGCAGACTACTCGGAGGTCAAGACGGTCAAGACGAACCTCGGCGACGTCCCGAACGTCGGCTGA
- a CDS encoding SCP2 sterol-binding domain-containing protein, with translation MAIALPSEADEWIDAWQTTLNESDEYGDVGEGWGVGFNGDFLFEILPDKTYDGDTLSLFVGLEDGECTEAYRTDDPEGEDWGFAFRGNYTDWKALVRGDVDAVEGMMNGQFDLDGDMQKVLQYSDAAVVMTANAGEIDTRFEY, from the coding sequence ATGGCAATCGCACTCCCGAGCGAGGCGGACGAGTGGATCGACGCGTGGCAGACGACCCTCAACGAGTCCGACGAGTACGGCGACGTCGGCGAGGGATGGGGCGTCGGGTTCAACGGGGACTTTCTCTTCGAGATCCTCCCCGACAAGACCTACGACGGCGACACGCTCTCCCTCTTCGTCGGACTCGAGGACGGCGAGTGTACCGAGGCCTACCGGACCGACGATCCCGAGGGCGAAGACTGGGGCTTCGCGTTCCGCGGCAACTACACCGACTGGAAGGCGCTCGTCCGCGGGGACGTCGACGCCGTCGAGGGTATGATGAACGGCCAGTTCGACCTCGACGGCGACATGCAGAAAGTGCTGCAGTACAGCGACGCCGCGGTCGTCATGACCGCGAACGCGGGCGAGATCGACACCCGATTCGAGTACTGA
- a CDS encoding helix-turn-helix domain-containing protein, which translates to MKTVRLRLRPPEGSFPGVDAVFATTEGVDREALVHFEWLGDGTYSMLYRLAVEPGTELDDVLASHEEVIDYDFVASGDRERYCYVHVEERELLSELLAIADAHALVLERPIRFVDGDAVLTVVGDASAIRDAYHDATGTIDVSIEWSGGYEPGKSDALGRLTSRQREAVRTAYDLGFYETPRRTSYEEIGDELDCAPSTANELLRRAEATIVAATLDG; encoded by the coding sequence ATGAAGACGGTGCGACTCCGCCTCCGGCCGCCCGAGGGATCGTTCCCGGGGGTCGACGCCGTGTTCGCGACGACCGAGGGAGTCGACCGCGAGGCACTCGTGCACTTCGAGTGGCTCGGTGATGGGACGTACTCGATGCTGTACCGACTCGCCGTCGAACCGGGCACCGAACTCGACGACGTGCTGGCGTCTCACGAGGAGGTCATCGACTACGATTTCGTCGCGTCGGGCGATCGCGAGCGGTACTGCTACGTCCACGTCGAGGAACGCGAACTGCTGTCGGAACTGCTCGCGATCGCGGACGCACACGCACTCGTACTCGAACGGCCGATCCGGTTCGTCGACGGCGACGCGGTCCTGACGGTCGTCGGCGACGCGAGCGCGATTCGGGACGCCTACCACGACGCGACCGGGACGATCGACGTCAGCATCGAGTGGTCCGGCGGCTACGAGCCCGGGAAATCCGACGCGCTCGGACGGCTCACCTCTCGCCAGCGCGAGGCCGTCCGGACGGCCTACGACCTCGGTTTCTACGAGACGCCCCGTCGGACCAGCTACGAGGAGATCGGCGACGAACTCGACTGCGCCCCGAGTACGGCCAACGAACTCCTGCGCCGGGCCGAAGCCACGATCGTTGCGGCGACGCTCGACGGCTAA
- a CDS encoding CoA-binding protein — protein MPVDTDAAVREILESRTETVTVVGCSSTPGKAAHDVPKYLLEHGYDVLPVNPHADEIFGREASDSLADVDDEIDLVCIFRPSEDVSGIVDEAIVRDDVDEIWTQRRIRDDEAAARAERAGRDVVQDRCVKVEHRHLAAGVRVRFAEAVPRA, from the coding sequence ATGCCAGTCGATACCGACGCAGCCGTTCGAGAGATCCTCGAATCGCGAACGGAGACGGTTACCGTCGTCGGCTGTTCGAGTACGCCGGGGAAAGCGGCCCACGACGTCCCGAAGTACCTGCTCGAGCACGGCTACGACGTGCTCCCGGTCAACCCGCACGCAGACGAGATTTTCGGCCGCGAAGCGTCCGACTCACTGGCTGACGTAGACGACGAGATCGATCTCGTCTGTATCTTTCGCCCCAGCGAGGACGTGAGCGGGATCGTCGACGAGGCGATCGTGCGCGACGACGTTGACGAGATCTGGACGCAGCGGCGGATCCGCGACGACGAGGCGGCCGCCCGTGCAGAACGGGCCGGGCGGGACGTCGTGCAGGACCGCTGTGTGAAGGTCGAGCACCGGCACCTGGCGGCCGGAGTCCGAGTCCGGTTCGCCGAAGCGGTTCCGCGTGCTTAG
- a CDS encoding RAD55 family ATPase: MYDLADVLPDAELDPGTNVLIAGPPLTGKRRIALDVLASGADRGDGSIVVTTKDSGGDVLEEVTGHVAAEDFDVGVVDCVTKQRGIGTVVDDPRIKYASSPVDMTGIGIKLSEFLQEFHDARGLTENRVLLHSISTLLMYSNLQTVFRFLHVFTGRIQSADAFGVYVIDSSAHDDQMMNTLKQLFDAVIEVEESEDEDESEPEIRTVGLPT, translated from the coding sequence ATGTATGATCTCGCAGACGTCCTTCCGGACGCCGAACTCGATCCCGGGACGAACGTACTTATCGCGGGTCCTCCACTGACGGGTAAACGTCGAATCGCGCTCGACGTCCTCGCAAGCGGCGCCGACCGTGGCGACGGGTCGATCGTCGTAACGACGAAAGATAGCGGCGGCGACGTACTCGAGGAGGTCACCGGACACGTCGCGGCCGAGGACTTCGACGTCGGCGTCGTCGACTGCGTCACGAAACAGCGGGGCATCGGCACGGTCGTCGACGACCCACGGATCAAGTACGCCTCCTCCCCCGTCGACATGACCGGCATCGGGATCAAGCTCTCGGAGTTCCTCCAGGAGTTCCACGACGCACGGGGGCTAACCGAGAATCGGGTGCTGCTGCACTCGATCTCGACCCTACTGATGTACTCGAACCTCCAGACGGTCTTCCGGTTCCTCCACGTCTTCACGGGCCGCATCCAGAGTGCGGACGCCTTCGGCGTCTACGTCATCGACTCGTCGGCACACGACGACCAGATGATGAACACGCTCAAACAGCTGTTCGACGCGGTCATCGAGGTCGAAGAGAGCGAGGACGAAGACGAGTCCGAACCCGAGATCCGGACTGTCGGCCTCCCCACCTGA
- a CDS encoding geranylgeranylglycerol-phosphate geranylgeranyltransferase — protein MTAGETSRGLLELTRPVNVIAASALTFIGAFVAGGVTAESLAVAAAVGATGLAVGAGNAINDYFDRDIDRINQPDRAIPRGAVSPRGALAFSIVLFLGAVALALTLPALAIAIAAINLVALVAYTEVFKGLPGVGNALVAYLVGSTFLFGAAAVGNVASAIVLFLLAAVATLTREIIKDVEDLEGDREEGLNTLPIAIGERRALVVATALLVLAVLASPIPYALRYFGLAYLLVVVPADAIMLYAAYESFENPTAGQSHLKYGMFFAALAFIVGRAALAAPTIG, from the coding sequence ATGACAGCGGGGGAGACGAGCCGCGGGTTGCTCGAGTTGACGCGGCCGGTGAACGTGATCGCGGCGAGCGCGCTGACGTTCATCGGGGCGTTCGTCGCCGGCGGCGTGACCGCCGAGTCGCTCGCCGTCGCGGCGGCGGTGGGTGCGACGGGGCTGGCGGTCGGTGCCGGGAACGCCATCAACGACTACTTCGATCGGGATATCGATCGGATCAACCAGCCCGATCGGGCGATTCCGCGAGGAGCCGTCAGCCCGCGGGGGGCACTCGCGTTCAGTATCGTCCTCTTCCTGGGTGCGGTTGCGCTCGCGCTTACCCTTCCGGCGCTGGCGATCGCGATCGCGGCGATCAACCTCGTCGCGCTGGTGGCCTACACGGAGGTGTTCAAGGGACTTCCCGGGGTCGGCAACGCGCTCGTGGCGTACCTCGTCGGCAGTACGTTCCTGTTCGGCGCGGCGGCGGTCGGCAACGTCGCCAGTGCGATCGTGCTCTTTCTGCTGGCCGCGGTGGCCACGCTGACGCGGGAGATCATCAAGGACGTGGAGGACCTCGAGGGCGATCGCGAGGAGGGATTGAATACGCTTCCGATCGCGATCGGCGAGCGGCGTGCGCTCGTCGTCGCGACGGCGTTGCTCGTCCTCGCAGTCCTCGCCAGCCCGATCCCGTACGCGCTCAGGTACTTCGGCCTCGCCTACCTGCTGGTCGTGGTGCCTGCCGACGCGATCATGCTGTACGCGGCCTACGAGAGCTTCGAGAATCCGACTGCGGGCCAGTCACACCTCAAGTACGGGATGTTCTTCGCGGCGCTCGCGTTTATCGTCGGACGGGCGGCGCTTGCGGCCCCGACGATCGGCTGA
- a CDS encoding DUF7511 domain-containing protein gives MTVNEAPIPEDGQRRTAPLELLSDGDETVWTAVPVDASGDERVTKWLSIETDGLCDLEEWR, from the coding sequence ATGACGGTGAACGAGGCCCCGATACCCGAGGACGGTCAGCGTAGAACGGCACCGCTCGAGTTGCTTTCCGACGGCGACGAGACGGTCTGGACGGCCGTTCCCGTCGACGCGAGCGGCGACGAACGGGTGACGAAGTGGCTCTCCATCGAGACGGACGGCCTCTGTGATCTGGAGGAGTGGCGGTAG
- a CDS encoding MBL fold metallo-hydrolase, producing MDLICGREVAEGVYRFGTSRINWYVVEEGDALTVVDAGLPGHWQLLVEGIERLGYTLGDVAAILITHGDLDHVGFAEWLRQAADAPVWIHPADVQRANTVSRSLPPIGFLKELWRPSAFAYFVEVVRSGVGSVPQLTAFEIFEDGDDLDVPGHPTVIHLPGHTAGSSAFYLSDRDVLFCGDALMTYNVRTGRHTEPTVLPPIHYDAEKARSSIRKLDSCGEVVLLSGHGEPWRGDVSDIV from the coding sequence ATGGATCTGATTTGTGGTCGAGAAGTTGCCGAGGGGGTGTATCGGTTCGGCACGAGTCGGATCAACTGGTACGTCGTCGAGGAGGGAGACGCGCTCACCGTCGTCGATGCCGGACTCCCCGGACATTGGCAACTACTCGTCGAGGGGATCGAACGGCTTGGATACACGTTGGGAGATGTCGCGGCCATCCTCATCACCCACGGCGATTTGGACCACGTCGGGTTCGCCGAGTGGTTGCGACAGGCCGCCGATGCTCCGGTGTGGATTCATCCGGCCGACGTCCAGCGCGCGAACACGGTCTCACGGTCGCTCCCCCCTATCGGCTTCCTGAAGGAGCTCTGGAGGCCCTCGGCGTTCGCGTACTTCGTCGAGGTCGTTCGCTCCGGGGTCGGGTCGGTGCCACAACTCACGGCGTTCGAGATCTTCGAAGACGGCGACGACCTCGACGTTCCCGGACATCCGACGGTCATCCACCTCCCGGGCCACACGGCCGGTTCGTCCGCGTTCTACCTCTCCGACAGAGACGTGCTCTTCTGTGGCGACGCCCTGATGACCTATAACGTTCGAACCGGCCGCCACACCGAGCCGACGGTGCTGCCGCCGATACACTACGACGCGGAGAAGGCGCGCTCGTCGATACGGAAACTAGACTCCTGTGGCGAAGTGGTGCTGCTGTCTGGGCACGGTGAACCGTGGAGAGGCGACGTTAGCGACATCGTCTGA
- a CDS encoding ArsR family transcriptional regulator — protein sequence MELLSQETRHSIIQALAGHPKIIASAAEINHFVPSKSKKTVEEQLDVLVEADILAIYEYPPNKEKRGLPWKFYGFTECGADILGDFNHLKGVPMARTVHQKARKPEKIERRETSPRPPLPESVRATFRLDEEAK from the coding sequence ATGGAGCTGCTGTCACAGGAAACTCGACACAGCATCATTCAGGCACTCGCGGGGCACCCGAAAATCATCGCGTCGGCGGCTGAAATCAACCATTTCGTCCCGAGTAAATCGAAAAAGACCGTGGAAGAGCAACTGGACGTGCTCGTTGAAGCGGACATCCTTGCGATCTACGAGTATCCCCCAAACAAGGAAAAGCGCGGCTTGCCGTGGAAATTCTACGGCTTTACCGAGTGTGGTGCCGATATCCTCGGGGACTTCAACCACCTCAAGGGCGTCCCAATGGCGCGAACCGTTCACCAGAAAGCGCGAAAGCCCGAAAAGATCGAGCGGCGCGAAACGTCCCCACGACCGCCCCTCCCAGAATCAGTCCGTGCGACGTTCCGACTCGACGAAGAGGCGAAATAA